A stretch of DNA from Lotus japonicus ecotype B-129 chromosome 4, LjGifu_v1.2:
CACCTGTGACAGTGACCATTAAAAAAACCGGTGCTCATTACTTCATCTGCGGCGTTCCCGGCCACTGCCTCGGCGATCAAAAGCTCTCCATCAATGTCGCCAGTGGCAGCAGCGCCGCCACTCCTCCTTCATCCACTGCTACTCCGCCTTCATCATCCACcactcctccaccaccatcatcaaccaccactccttcaccatcatcacccacctctccttcaccatcatccaCCGTTACCCCACCTCCTAAGGACTCCGCCGCCGTGTCTCTCGGTGCTGCCGGAGTGGTTGCCAGCACGGTGATGACAATCGCCGCGGTTTTTTTCTTCTAGAGAGATGAGAGATCGTAGCTAGTATGATTGTTGTGTGATTCATTTTGTCACTCTTGTTGTATTTCATCACAGATTCAGTTCTTTTTTGTGGCTATACATATTATAcaataaattttgatttttcattgaTCTGCTACTTTGTTTTTAACTAGGTAgtaacccgtgcgatgcacggtcactgttttttatgaattaaaacaTGTATTAGTTTATAATCTATAATATATTATGAAATATAATTAACATTTTATTAGATCAAATATACTAAAAATTTGATAATGTAATTGAATAAAATTTGGTAATATAATTGAATGAAAAATGATCatataattgaataaaaattgaAGTATTtatctgaaaattaaaaatcaacttcttaataACATTTTGGCTTAATAGcttttttggtccctcacttatcacggtttttcacttttggtccctaataaaaaaattagcacttttggtcctccacattgcttaTTTATTTGCAAAAATGATCCCTATTTAGACTAAAACTgcaaaagtgtgtaaatgtgagggactaattttgctaatttttttctaaagaGACCAAAAGAGCaaaattgtgataagtgagggaccaaaagagctattaagcctaaCATTTTTATCTCCTTCATATTAAGTCAAAGTA
This window harbors:
- the LOC130714726 gene encoding mavicyanin-like; the protein is MAMNMNALLLALLAATALFHCSSAQTRHVVGDSAGWFVPGNTSFYTSWAAKNTFAVGDTLVFNYAASAHNVEEVTKTNYDSCNSTSPIATYTTPPVTVTIKKTGAHYFICGVPGHCLGDQKLSINVASGSSAATPPSSTATPPSSSTTPPPPSSTTTPSPSSPTSPSPSSTVTPPPKDSAAVSLGAAGVVASTVMTIAAVFFF